One stretch of Aquipuribacter hungaricus DNA includes these proteins:
- a CDS encoding SIR2 family protein: MAASLVQAIERAAAELVGVTDRALPLVGVPLAGSGAGGLAERRGEVVAAAVPALQDAAERLGVDVALVLYDDQDFAAVQAARVGAHVPGSDALTPVELDRADEMGHKAARGELVLFLGAGVSMAAGLPSWRGLLHELAERAEQDPKELSSLAPPDAAQILSDILGDDFHQFMAQRFRLSTCAPAHMLLAGLRTDAVVTTNYDNGYELASESLHPKEHPLRVLPRQHAQAGSPWLLKMHGDVEAPKDIVLTKSHYLDYADARSPVTGMVQALLMTRHMLFVGFSLVDDNFARLAHQVRRLMHDAHPQGRKAGTVLALQADRARERLWRDDLDRVCLADEDPGVEPDRRVLVAARRLELFLDRLSWCAESARHGREVLLLDGRYDAMPRTPAETSLRDKLNDLRGEVSADEQQTAAWHVVEEALATLGGRNRAPGPERR; the protein is encoded by the coding sequence GTGGCCGCGAGCCTCGTCCAGGCCATCGAGCGGGCGGCTGCCGAGCTGGTCGGCGTGACCGACCGCGCGCTCCCACTGGTCGGGGTGCCGCTCGCCGGCTCAGGGGCAGGTGGGCTGGCGGAGCGTCGCGGGGAGGTGGTGGCGGCCGCCGTCCCGGCCCTCCAAGACGCCGCAGAACGGCTGGGAGTCGACGTGGCACTCGTCCTGTACGACGACCAGGACTTCGCCGCCGTCCAGGCGGCCCGGGTGGGCGCGCACGTGCCAGGCTCGGACGCCCTGACGCCTGTTGAGCTCGACCGGGCGGACGAGATGGGTCACAAGGCCGCCCGGGGGGAGCTGGTCCTCTTCCTCGGTGCCGGGGTCAGCATGGCCGCAGGCTTGCCGAGCTGGAGGGGCCTGCTGCACGAGCTGGCGGAGCGGGCGGAGCAGGACCCCAAAGAGCTGAGCTCGCTGGCACCACCAGACGCCGCGCAGATCCTGAGCGACATCTTGGGAGACGACTTCCACCAGTTCATGGCGCAGCGGTTCCGGCTCTCGACCTGCGCGCCGGCGCACATGCTGCTGGCGGGCCTGCGTACCGACGCCGTGGTCACGACCAACTACGACAACGGCTACGAGCTCGCATCCGAGAGCCTGCACCCGAAGGAGCACCCGCTCCGGGTCCTACCCCGCCAGCACGCTCAAGCGGGGTCACCGTGGCTGCTGAAGATGCACGGCGACGTCGAAGCTCCCAAAGACATCGTCCTCACGAAGTCGCACTATCTGGACTACGCCGACGCACGCTCTCCCGTGACCGGCATGGTGCAGGCGCTCCTCATGACCCGGCACATGCTCTTCGTCGGGTTCTCCCTCGTCGACGACAACTTCGCTCGTCTCGCTCACCAGGTCCGCCGCCTGATGCACGACGCGCACCCGCAAGGCCGAAAAGCGGGGACAGTGCTCGCGCTGCAGGCCGATAGGGCCAGGGAGCGGTTGTGGCGAGACGACCTCGATCGCGTGTGCCTGGCCGACGAGGACCCTGGTGTAGAGCCTGATCGCAGGGTCCTGGTGGCCGCGAGACGGCTAGAACTCTTCCTCGACCGGCTGTCCTGGTGTGCAGAGTCCGCCCGACACGGTCGCGAGGTGCTCCTCCTGGACGGTCGGTACGACGCCATGCCACGCACTCCCGCGGAGACATCCCTTCGAGACAAGCTCAACGATCTTCGCGGCGAGGTGAGTGCCGACGAGCAGCAGACCGCCGCCTGGCACGTCGTGGAAGAGGCTCTCGCCACGTTGGGTGGACGGAACCGGGCCCCCGGCCCGGAACGGCGCTGA
- a CDS encoding DUF262 domain-containing protein, giving the protein MTERPVQAELLSIGEVFQDASYQVPIYQRNYSWSEEEIGQLIDDIWSAARDAGAEVDDAATYFLGNLVVAERPDGTTQTELRHFDVIDGQQRLTTLSLLLEALDTQADPHRPGPYLLYASRPGAAAALANPGSPDGGGGPAASVHTAFRIIQQSLATHLGKDDNGTARQAFATFLLQRVRLVRATLDASTDLNRYFEIMNTRGQQLEQVDIVKARLMRLLGDEPDDQNCFAWIWDACADMDTYVQMSLTRVARAVDPVSLRRQIFGPSYDTLQGHDFATLNTFLQRFRGEGVVVVGSHEDGGLEEALVAYARAPEPSAAADGEGSDRFRSPIIFASFLLHVLKVLDTGPSADDDTDDGGLDDNKLIVLFDKRFGSQTDHTGSRDAVKRFAETLLRCRFVFDNFVLKREYTGRNGDDGDWSLRRLTQGTKPSSVTYQNAFAGTEASEEDHALHRRALLLQSMLRITYTSPRTMHWITAVLRMPELDRDGSTSGAAVVSRLEDFARARVRAAYFAGKTPSGFAIERIVFTYLDYLLLQRDSRTGYRFTFRNSVEHFFPQQPDRDQADDVELPQGLNSLGNLALISVGANSKFSNNTPRRKSDFIRLIAQSPKLQLMAQHAETWDDEAIDAHCREMERLLGEDVANAPPPDHHLGAVSQPGSGDQGTAT; this is encoded by the coding sequence ATGACTGAGCGCCCGGTACAGGCCGAACTGCTTTCCATCGGCGAGGTCTTCCAGGATGCCTCGTACCAGGTCCCGATCTACCAGCGGAACTACTCCTGGAGCGAGGAGGAGATCGGGCAGCTCATCGACGACATCTGGAGCGCCGCCAGGGACGCGGGCGCGGAGGTCGACGACGCGGCCACGTACTTCCTCGGCAACCTCGTGGTGGCCGAGCGGCCCGACGGGACGACACAGACAGAACTCCGGCACTTCGACGTCATCGACGGCCAGCAGCGGCTCACCACGCTGTCACTGCTACTCGAAGCCCTCGACACCCAGGCTGACCCCCACCGGCCGGGGCCCTACCTCCTGTACGCATCCCGGCCCGGGGCTGCAGCCGCCCTGGCAAACCCCGGCTCGCCAGACGGGGGTGGCGGCCCGGCCGCGTCGGTGCACACGGCATTCCGGATCATCCAGCAGTCCCTGGCCACCCATCTCGGCAAAGACGACAACGGGACGGCACGTCAGGCGTTCGCCACCTTCCTGTTGCAACGGGTCCGCCTGGTGCGGGCGACCCTCGACGCGTCCACCGACCTCAACCGCTACTTCGAGATCATGAACACCAGGGGCCAGCAGCTGGAGCAGGTCGACATCGTCAAGGCACGGCTGATGCGCCTGCTCGGCGACGAGCCCGACGACCAGAACTGCTTCGCTTGGATCTGGGACGCCTGCGCCGACATGGACACCTACGTCCAGATGAGCCTCACCCGCGTGGCCAGGGCGGTCGACCCCGTCAGCCTGCGGAGGCAGATCTTTGGGCCGAGCTACGACACGCTGCAGGGACATGACTTCGCCACGCTCAACACGTTCCTGCAACGCTTTCGTGGCGAAGGCGTCGTCGTGGTCGGCAGCCACGAGGACGGCGGCCTCGAGGAGGCCTTGGTCGCCTACGCACGAGCGCCTGAGCCCTCGGCAGCAGCCGACGGGGAGGGCTCTGACCGCTTCCGTTCCCCCATCATCTTTGCCAGCTTCCTGCTCCATGTACTTAAGGTCCTCGACACCGGCCCTTCGGCCGATGACGACACGGACGACGGTGGACTCGACGACAACAAGCTGATTGTGTTGTTCGACAAGCGGTTCGGGAGCCAGACGGATCACACAGGGAGCCGCGACGCCGTAAAGCGCTTCGCCGAGACCCTGCTCAGGTGCCGGTTCGTCTTCGACAACTTCGTGCTCAAGCGGGAGTACACGGGCAGGAACGGCGACGATGGAGACTGGTCGCTGCGCCGGCTGACCCAGGGCACGAAGCCGTCCTCGGTGACCTACCAGAACGCCTTCGCAGGTACCGAGGCCTCCGAAGAGGATCACGCCCTGCATCGCCGAGCGCTATTGCTGCAGTCCATGCTCCGCATCACGTACACCTCGCCGCGGACGATGCACTGGATCACCGCGGTGCTGCGCATGCCCGAGCTCGACAGAGACGGCAGTACGTCCGGCGCGGCCGTAGTCTCACGGCTCGAGGACTTCGCCAGGGCGCGGGTCCGCGCCGCCTACTTCGCCGGTAAGACGCCCTCAGGCTTCGCAATCGAGCGAATCGTCTTCACCTACCTCGACTACCTGCTACTACAGCGGGACAGCAGGACGGGCTACCGGTTCACGTTCCGCAACTCCGTCGAGCACTTCTTCCCGCAGCAACCCGACCGGGACCAGGCGGACGACGTAGAACTCCCGCAGGGGCTCAACTCGCTGGGCAACCTCGCTCTCATCAGCGTCGGCGCCAACTCCAAGTTCAGCAACAACACGCCGCGCCGCAAGAGCGACTTCATCAGGTTGATCGCTCAGAGCCCGAAGCTGCAGCTCATGGCCCAGCACGCTGAGACGTGGGACGACGAGGCGATCGACGCCCACTGCCGAGAGATGGAGCGACTGCTGGGGGAGGACGTGGCGAACGCGCCGCCGCCCGATCACCACCTCGGCGCTGTGAGCCAGCCCGGCAGCGGCGACCAAGGCACGGCAACCTAA
- a CDS encoding DUF262 domain-containing protein: MSIDELTVTTDTRGSTAPELRRVDVVTVGSVLDQRRLSIPRYQRPYSWTPATALQLLDDIHDAFTTTGAPSYVLGALILHRHGDDRLDVIDGQQRLLTLLMIVQLLDGRHDGKVLPSEAPTSPVVLVRTQLAARIRKIDKRQALKEYIRSSCWLVQVQTDDADEAFRVFDSQNYRGKPLLPHDLLKAHHLRAMQDESEAMQSAVVEGWERIPDDQLDRLFSAYLYRIRQWSNGLPARRFTVRDIDLFKGISPHGVASPADRYHLAAQAAVPMLAAWNRTQSGAGDEAAAAIRDAQRARFQLDAPVTAGRAFFDMVAFMDEELRRLRKEHYPPEHDDFASTDADFRERSGKSRFRYVSELFLAAVLQCTNKFGDKDIDEHRDRLFHWAYFLRVTKARVQFASVDNRAREAGSAFAITKAASRPRELRRLVLTPATPASDPDTDPTLTASLRIIEGGHHD; this comes from the coding sequence ATGAGCATCGACGAACTCACGGTGACAACGGACACCCGTGGTTCGACCGCCCCCGAGCTCCGGCGGGTGGACGTCGTCACGGTCGGCAGCGTGCTCGACCAGCGTAGGCTCTCCATCCCCCGCTACCAGCGGCCCTACAGCTGGACCCCCGCGACCGCGCTGCAGCTCCTGGACGACATCCATGACGCCTTTACCACCACCGGCGCACCTTCGTACGTGCTCGGCGCGCTAATCCTGCACCGCCACGGCGACGACCGCCTCGACGTGATCGACGGACAGCAGCGCCTCCTCACCCTCCTGATGATCGTTCAGCTCCTTGACGGCCGACACGACGGGAAGGTGCTGCCTAGCGAAGCGCCCACCTCACCGGTCGTCCTCGTTCGCACGCAGCTCGCCGCTCGGATCAGGAAGATCGACAAGCGACAGGCCCTGAAGGAGTACATCCGGTCGAGCTGTTGGCTCGTCCAGGTGCAGACAGACGATGCGGACGAGGCCTTCCGCGTATTCGACTCCCAGAATTACCGCGGCAAGCCGCTTCTGCCGCACGACCTGCTCAAGGCGCACCACCTGCGGGCGATGCAGGACGAGAGCGAGGCCATGCAGTCCGCCGTCGTCGAAGGTTGGGAGAGGATCCCCGACGACCAGCTCGACCGGCTGTTCTCCGCCTACCTCTACCGGATCCGGCAGTGGTCCAACGGGCTGCCCGCCCGGCGCTTCACCGTTCGCGACATCGACCTCTTCAAGGGCATCTCACCTCACGGTGTGGCATCGCCCGCCGATCGGTACCACCTCGCGGCACAGGCCGCCGTGCCGATGCTGGCGGCGTGGAACCGCACGCAATCCGGCGCCGGTGACGAAGCCGCCGCAGCCATTCGGGACGCTCAGCGCGCCCGCTTTCAGCTCGACGCGCCGGTCACCGCGGGGCGCGCCTTCTTCGACATGGTCGCCTTCATGGACGAAGAGCTTCGGCGGCTCCGCAAGGAGCACTATCCGCCGGAGCACGACGACTTCGCCTCCACCGACGCGGACTTCCGCGAGCGATCGGGCAAGAGCCGCTTCCGCTACGTCTCCGAGCTGTTCCTCGCTGCGGTGCTGCAGTGCACCAACAAGTTCGGCGACAAGGACATCGACGAGCATCGCGACCGCCTGTTCCACTGGGCGTACTTCTTGCGCGTGACGAAGGCACGCGTGCAATTCGCTTCGGTCGACAACCGGGCTCGCGAGGCGGGGTCCGCTTTCGCCATCACCAAGGCGGCGTCGAGGCCCCGCGAACTCCGTCGCCTCGTGCTTACGCCAGCCACACCGGCCAGCGATCCTGATACCGACCCGACGCTGACCGCCTCACTACGCATCATTGAGGGAGGCCACCATGACTGA
- a CDS encoding AAA domain-containing protein — protein sequence MTSAIERPSSDMTDPRLQSALGLFRYLRAAQELRSTPVRDISVYRREEQRLLWFVDLPEHDAVEHPLLAEDPPADGAPVLFVRRVPVVVAPVPDERLTPWLTSLDWDDPARAPELRPSRLVPSEDLDGPGSSVDVTDVPGITNLFEGWLPRWQAWAEQELAAQPVRDLYADLHHAYTRSTAQPEEFELVLGVGLLGWRPLGHETVRRHLVTSPCAIDFDAATGGLSVRVNAALQTLNVELEMLDPEVVPSWPDATRAQRALEEYAGHPLDSAALHGPLSALAHSVSAAGSYDTALEAPATGVEARASFAPALILRNRSRNGIADIYKAIVKQLESTGVVPDGLLPLIDPDHVPPVQAISADGAVIPVDDEVFLPMPVNDRQREVVETVDRKAQTLVQGPPGTGKTHTAAVLISHLLARGQRVLVTAQTDRALKEVREKLPEQVRSLAVSVVGAGREDMASLKTAVESIASRAADHDGATSRRVVDRALASIEDLRRRRSNTFSELLAAREGDVRQHEHLGYRGSLAVIAARHQEERPQHEWVEDVLGGLVRGDCLLRVTDAAEWLHLHLQEHTPEDRGEAGARLVDLDRLPSPADFAALVHAEREAVSRNATHEAVRSHGAFDVMRTLSPGARTEVQTTLHRLAAEARELSERREQWIGDALGDVQKGRDHGWRARRDEVASRVPQVEQLLRLLPRPFAVTVDEDRLDPLARMAAAVRDHLAPGGALKTDTAGEPKIGWLTTKVVKESQPLFDSVRVNGLPPTSHETLDAFVTWCNVTRLLDDLDRQWPVGLRIPQEDTPGERLRWHVTELSILDRVLALADELAGQQTRLAQLGLPTPRWDALDAVTAYAATVDAASAADALSNATAPLERLNRDLTDVVQWADAAPAVGHLATAVDNRDPQAYDTAHRRVTHVLRVRSDLARHTSLTERIGRHLPGLAAAVSQDRDAALWAGRLRSLPEAWRWAATGTWILSIQSADVNALQERLAGLETEIRTHVQTIASTRAWAHAVSDERLSGQRKADLLQYAQLVRRLGKGTGKYAGQRQADIRDAMARCRPAVPVWIMPLYRIAEQLRVEPDMFDVVIIDEASQAGAEATFLQYLARRIVVIGDDRQVSPSAVGVEQQQLRDLAMRYIPDDRYRATWEDPKVSLFDSARMRFGGMITLTEHRRCVPEIIGFSNAIAYEPDGIRLLPVRQYGADRLDPIVPVHVPGGFTRGVTQKINQPEVDAIVEQVVKCCADPRYDGLTMGVISLLGKAQARTIEKALLDRIPDEWEVRELRCGDSVDFQGSERDVVFLSMVAAAEPGQRLMPQTQEMYVQRYNVAASRAKDQLWLFHSVTLAELTNPEDLRYRLLEYCTSVARRGDTAVEGAVEHVVPEDERVPPFDSLFEQRVFNRIVERGYTVVPQHEAMGYSIDLVVVGGQSRVAVECDGDHWHGPAQYQRDLGRQRELERCGWTFFRVRESDFYVDKAAALAGLWALLDERGVRPAGWYSPAEATATSVLEATGEKDEPTVRLDHVDEHATGDVAPNATPTSPPDTGPEALRPTVESENHVIATHADPIGDIDSPVFRLRVSRSPERHAEARLTEEGFVVLGGSYASNVVGVMLPGYKSRRDHLIRNGQLQTVPSERSVLRLVNDQRFTSPSQAASIMNAGSDNGRIR from the coding sequence GTGACCAGCGCCATCGAACGGCCCAGTAGTGACATGACGGACCCGCGCCTGCAGTCGGCGCTCGGACTCTTCCGCTACCTGCGTGCCGCCCAGGAGCTGCGCAGCACCCCGGTCCGCGATATCAGCGTGTACCGGCGCGAGGAGCAGCGGCTCCTCTGGTTCGTCGACCTGCCGGAGCACGACGCCGTCGAGCACCCCCTTCTGGCTGAGGACCCCCCGGCCGACGGTGCGCCCGTCCTCTTCGTCCGACGTGTTCCGGTCGTCGTGGCACCCGTGCCTGACGAGCGCCTGACGCCGTGGCTCACCTCGCTCGACTGGGACGACCCGGCGCGCGCGCCGGAGCTCCGTCCCTCGCGGCTGGTGCCGAGCGAAGACCTGGACGGACCCGGCTCATCGGTCGACGTCACCGACGTTCCCGGCATCACCAACCTCTTCGAGGGGTGGCTTCCTCGCTGGCAAGCCTGGGCCGAGCAGGAGCTCGCGGCCCAACCTGTCCGTGACCTGTACGCCGACCTGCACCACGCCTACACCCGGTCGACCGCCCAACCAGAGGAGTTCGAGCTGGTGCTGGGGGTCGGCCTGCTGGGATGGCGTCCGCTCGGTCACGAGACCGTGCGGCGGCACCTGGTCACGAGCCCGTGCGCCATCGACTTCGATGCGGCCACCGGTGGCCTGTCGGTCCGCGTGAACGCGGCTCTGCAGACCCTCAACGTCGAGCTGGAGATGCTCGACCCCGAGGTCGTGCCCAGCTGGCCGGACGCTACCCGGGCGCAGAGGGCGCTCGAGGAGTATGCCGGCCACCCCCTGGACTCCGCAGCGCTCCATGGCCCGCTGAGCGCCCTCGCCCACTCGGTCTCGGCAGCCGGGTCGTATGACACGGCATTGGAGGCGCCGGCGACCGGGGTCGAGGCCAGGGCCTCGTTCGCCCCCGCACTGATCCTGCGCAACCGGTCCCGCAACGGCATCGCCGACATCTACAAGGCCATCGTGAAGCAGCTCGAGAGCACGGGCGTGGTACCTGACGGACTACTCCCCCTGATCGACCCTGATCACGTCCCGCCGGTGCAGGCGATCAGCGCCGACGGCGCTGTCATCCCCGTCGACGACGAGGTGTTCCTGCCGATGCCGGTCAACGACCGGCAGCGTGAGGTAGTCGAGACCGTGGACCGAAAGGCTCAGACCCTGGTCCAGGGACCACCCGGCACCGGCAAGACCCACACCGCGGCGGTGCTCATCTCGCACCTGCTCGCTCGCGGACAGCGTGTGCTCGTCACGGCGCAGACGGACCGGGCCCTGAAAGAGGTTCGCGAGAAGCTGCCGGAGCAGGTGCGGTCTCTGGCGGTCTCCGTCGTGGGCGCAGGTCGGGAGGACATGGCCAGCCTCAAGACCGCGGTCGAGTCGATTGCCTCACGGGCGGCCGACCATGACGGCGCAACGTCGCGACGGGTCGTGGACCGCGCCCTCGCCTCAATCGAGGACCTGCGTCGTCGACGGTCGAACACCTTCTCTGAGCTGCTCGCTGCTCGTGAGGGGGACGTGCGCCAGCACGAGCACCTGGGGTACCGAGGCTCGCTGGCTGTCATCGCCGCCCGCCACCAGGAGGAGCGCCCCCAGCACGAGTGGGTCGAGGACGTGCTAGGTGGTCTGGTCCGCGGTGACTGCCTGCTGAGGGTGACCGACGCCGCCGAGTGGCTGCACCTTCACCTTCAGGAGCACACCCCAGAGGACAGGGGGGAGGCCGGGGCACGCCTGGTCGACCTCGACCGGCTCCCCTCCCCTGCTGACTTCGCCGCGCTGGTCCACGCGGAGCGGGAGGCCGTATCACGAAACGCGACGCACGAGGCCGTCCGCAGCCACGGCGCCTTCGACGTCATGCGCACCCTGTCCCCCGGGGCCCGCACGGAGGTGCAGACCACGCTGCACCGGTTGGCCGCCGAGGCACGTGAGCTGTCCGAGCGCCGGGAGCAGTGGATCGGCGACGCCCTGGGCGATGTCCAGAAGGGACGCGACCACGGCTGGCGCGCCCGCCGCGACGAGGTGGCCTCCCGCGTCCCCCAGGTGGAGCAGCTCCTCCGGTTGCTGCCCCGACCCTTCGCGGTCACGGTGGACGAGGACCGCCTGGACCCGCTGGCGCGGATGGCCGCAGCCGTCCGAGACCACCTCGCCCCCGGCGGTGCCCTCAAGACCGATACCGCCGGTGAACCCAAGATCGGGTGGCTGACGACCAAGGTCGTCAAGGAGAGCCAACCGTTGTTCGACTCGGTCCGCGTGAACGGGCTGCCCCCGACGTCGCACGAGACGCTCGACGCGTTCGTCACGTGGTGCAACGTCACCCGCCTTCTCGACGACCTCGACCGACAGTGGCCGGTCGGGCTGCGGATACCGCAGGAGGACACCCCAGGGGAGCGGTTGCGCTGGCACGTGACAGAGCTGTCCATCCTCGATCGGGTCCTGGCCCTGGCAGACGAGCTCGCTGGACAACAGACTCGGCTCGCCCAGCTTGGGCTGCCCACCCCCCGTTGGGACGCCCTCGACGCCGTCACCGCGTACGCGGCCACCGTCGACGCGGCTTCGGCAGCCGATGCGCTGTCCAACGCGACCGCACCGCTTGAACGGCTCAACCGTGACCTCACCGACGTGGTGCAGTGGGCTGACGCAGCACCGGCCGTCGGGCACCTCGCCACCGCGGTCGACAACCGTGACCCGCAGGCCTACGACACCGCGCACCGCCGGGTGACTCACGTGCTCCGTGTCCGTTCCGACCTCGCCCGTCACACCAGCCTGACCGAACGGATCGGCCGGCACCTGCCTGGCCTTGCGGCAGCCGTCTCCCAGGACCGTGACGCAGCGCTGTGGGCGGGACGGCTCCGGTCGCTGCCCGAGGCCTGGCGATGGGCTGCCACCGGCACCTGGATCCTCAGCATCCAGTCCGCGGACGTCAACGCCCTGCAGGAGCGGCTGGCCGGGCTCGAGACGGAGATCCGCACACACGTCCAGACGATTGCGTCCACCCGGGCGTGGGCGCACGCAGTGTCCGACGAGCGGCTCAGCGGTCAGCGCAAGGCGGACCTGCTCCAGTACGCCCAGCTGGTCCGACGACTGGGCAAGGGCACTGGCAAGTACGCCGGGCAGCGCCAGGCCGACATCCGCGATGCCATGGCGAGGTGTCGCCCGGCGGTACCCGTCTGGATCATGCCGCTGTACCGGATCGCAGAGCAGCTTCGCGTCGAGCCAGACATGTTCGACGTCGTGATCATCGACGAGGCGTCGCAGGCAGGTGCCGAGGCGACGTTCCTGCAATACCTGGCCAGGCGGATCGTCGTCATCGGCGACGACCGGCAGGTGTCGCCGTCCGCGGTGGGGGTGGAGCAGCAGCAGCTGCGCGACCTGGCGATGCGGTACATCCCGGACGACCGGTACCGCGCGACCTGGGAGGACCCGAAGGTCAGCCTGTTCGACTCTGCTCGGATGCGATTCGGCGGCATGATCACGTTGACTGAGCACCGCCGCTGCGTGCCAGAGATCATCGGCTTCTCCAACGCCATTGCCTACGAGCCCGACGGCATCCGCCTGTTGCCGGTGCGGCAGTACGGCGCTGACCGGCTGGACCCGATCGTGCCGGTGCACGTGCCGGGCGGCTTCACCCGCGGCGTCACCCAGAAGATCAACCAGCCGGAGGTGGACGCCATCGTCGAGCAGGTCGTGAAGTGCTGCGCCGACCCCCGGTACGACGGGCTGACCATGGGCGTGATCTCGCTGCTGGGAAAGGCGCAGGCGCGCACGATCGAGAAAGCGCTCCTGGACCGGATTCCGGACGAGTGGGAGGTGCGCGAGCTGCGGTGCGGAGACTCCGTCGACTTCCAGGGCTCTGAGCGCGACGTCGTGTTCCTGTCGATGGTTGCAGCGGCCGAGCCGGGGCAACGGTTGATGCCGCAGACGCAGGAGATGTACGTCCAGCGGTACAACGTCGCAGCCAGCCGGGCGAAGGACCAGCTGTGGTTGTTCCACTCCGTCACCCTGGCGGAGCTGACCAACCCCGAGGACCTGCGCTACCGGCTGCTCGAGTACTGCACGTCGGTCGCCCGACGCGGCGACACGGCCGTCGAGGGAGCGGTGGAGCATGTCGTGCCCGAGGACGAGCGCGTCCCGCCCTTCGACTCACTCTTTGAGCAGCGGGTGTTCAACCGGATCGTGGAGCGCGGTTACACGGTCGTGCCGCAGCACGAGGCGATGGGCTACTCGATCGACCTTGTCGTGGTCGGCGGGCAGAGCCGGGTGGCGGTGGAGTGCGACGGGGACCACTGGCACGGACCGGCTCAGTACCAGCGCGACCTCGGGCGGCAGCGTGAGCTCGAGCGGTGCGGGTGGACGTTCTTCCGGGTTCGGGAGTCTGACTTCTACGTCGACAAGGCGGCGGCGCTGGCCGGGCTGTGGGCCCTGCTGGACGAGCGGGGGGTGCGACCGGCGGGGTGGTATTCCCCTGCCGAGGCAACCGCCACGAGTGTCCTCGAAGCGACCGGGGAGAAGGATGAGCCGACTGTCAGACTCGACCACGTTGACGAGCATGCAACCGGGGATGTGGCACCTAATGCGACGCCGACCAGTCCACCGGACACCGGGCCGGAGGCACTCAGACCGACCGTAGAATCCGAGAATCACGTCATTGCGACGCACGCCGATCCGATTGGAGACATCGATTCCCCCGTCTTCAGGCTTCGCGTTTCACGCAGTCCCGAGCGTCATGCCGAGGCACGGCTGACCGAGGAAGGCTTCGTCGTGCTTGGTGGCTCGTACGCCAGCAACGTGGTGGGCGTGATGCTTCCCGGATACAAGAGCCGCCGGGATCACCTGATCCGCAACGGACAGCTTCAGACCGTCCCTAGCGAGCGCTCGGTGCTTCGCCTAGTGAACGACCAACGATTCACCAGCCCCAGCCAGGCCGCCAGCATCATGAATGCGGGTAGCGACAACGGGCGCATCCGTTGA